A region of Staphylococcus sp. IVB6181 DNA encodes the following proteins:
- a CDS encoding YSIRK-type signal peptide-containing protein (The YSIRK form of extended signal peptide directs nascent proteins to the cross-wall site, while signal peptides lacking YSIRK direct proteins instead to the cell pole. A large fraction of YSIRK proteins are surface proteins anchored by sortase-mediated processing of a C-terminal LPXTG motif.), which produces MKKNNKPLDFLPNILNKYSIRKFTVGTASILVSSLLFLGISNDASASTESDTSNTNTTKANVESPPSDTATAQPESNAVQTKAAEQPKNTESQPVTAQTDNQTTGQTDTHAAPSKVQTTDNSTSVEQTSEKTTVQPAPSESKTSSTANTDQGEGHQYTTRSVQDGVPGSSLNATDDMIGPNPVTQTGVQNSSELPVLSQDQIKNINHQITWLDFSDKSSIKNAETTPEGQIALKVGTQFQKEIMPGLVVTATVKSLQPFQATPIYARRAESDPESGYDPHAINITRKDSEYVPSEPAHIVLFPQDAYWSHLKRAGVDTGSHLTNFSSNKNYGNVGATFDVKVTLDGVEVPANIIMSDGEEAKGTESLIYTTNGTGWQLFANVRNIYNTHNYIPLSKDNQEFINAVDKGGYGKGQYYATPDPNFGGLGTQVFGPNQTRQDQNSVPIVLTTDATEVSFFVNTAGIQTVQMGFVVLDKGDAPSSYGEAVHAITENGTVSQPYLGTVKADVDIDTPNKVKEPWKTDDINTPVSSSGPDEGEQELTGQNNNYFNYLASNQTHTLDVIANTGNNDTSFVRGWVDFNNNGVFDEGEASEVVTVPRTGANGSTIKLVFKNSPQITNTDLDYLGVRVRTSLAKDSILKPVGVAYSGEVEDFEIKVIHPPRGEKEETTGMQGQTQSAKVDFTAYGKVERDWPKENAIDTNQPVKIVDSSGNLVSTLTVPGEGKYDVAPDGTVSFTPEPSFVGTAKGIVLRGTDLNGNTSGWDSNTVANNLENINKGINGTNTMDSVYIPTVTRVTPSAEPTVTSGVQGQPQTGTPTFNGGDTSVPINESVPPKLVDPTTHEKVNSVTVPGQGTYTANDNGTVTFTPDPGFVGTATPISVVRVDTNGTPAQTTYTPTVTAVAPTAEPAVTSGVQGQPQTGTPTFNGGDTSVPINESVPPKLVDPTTHEKVNSVTVPGQGTYTANDNGTVTFTPDPGFVGTATPISVVRVDTNGTPAQTTYTPTVTAVAPTAEPAVTSGVQGQPQTGTPTFNGGDTSVPINESVPPKLVDPTTHEKVSSVTVPDQGTYTANPDGTVTFQPVPQFTGEATPVSVERVDTNGTPVQTTYTPTVTPVTPTGTPVDSTGVQGQTQTGTPTFEGGDPAVPIDNTVVPKLVDPKTGEEVSNITIPDEGTYTIDENGLVTFTPEPQFKGDGTGVEVKRVDKNGTPVTAKYTPNVIPVTPEPQPDTCDTTEPEPPVKHEVPVVDVVPEPKPDTSVTTEPEPPVKHEVPVVNVVPEPKPDTSVTTEPEPPVKHEVPVVNVVPEPKPDTSVTTEPEPPVKHEVPVVEVAPEVQTVTKDRVEPKKHSANILHKADEITKSQVVKGEKSKPKTTGKSNSKHIEAKALPETGSDNNHTNTTLFGSIITLFGLLAFRRKQKNTDNK; this is translated from the coding sequence ATGAAGAAAAATAATAAACCTTTAGATTTTCTTCCGAATATTCTCAACAAGTATTCGATAAGAAAATTTACTGTAGGAACAGCATCAATTTTAGTCAGCAGTTTATTATTTTTAGGCATTTCAAACGATGCAAGTGCAAGCACCGAAAGTGATACTTCTAATACAAACACAACTAAAGCAAATGTAGAATCACCACCTTCTGACACTGCAACTGCTCAACCAGAAAGTAATGCTGTACAAACAAAAGCAGCTGAGCAACCTAAAAATACTGAAAGCCAACCTGTTACTGCTCAAACTGATAATCAAACTACAGGACAAACCGATACTCATGCAGCACCATCAAAAGTTCAAACAACTGATAATTCAACTTCAGTAGAGCAAACGTCAGAGAAAACTACTGTACAACCTGCACCATCAGAATCTAAAACTTCAAGCACAGCAAATACAGATCAAGGTGAAGGTCACCAATATACTACAAGAAGCGTTCAAGATGGTGTACCTGGCTCAAGTTTAAATGCTACTGACGACATGATTGGTCCAAATCCAGTAACGCAAACCGGTGTTCAAAATTCATCTGAATTACCAGTGCTGTCACAGGATCAAATTAAAAATATAAACCATCAAATTACATGGTTGGATTTCTCAGATAAATCTTCAATTAAAAATGCTGAGACGACACCTGAAGGTCAAATCGCTTTGAAAGTTGGGACCCAATTTCAAAAAGAAATCATGCCTGGTTTAGTAGTAACTGCTACTGTCAAATCGTTGCAGCCTTTCCAAGCAACACCTATCTATGCTCGTAGAGCAGAAAGTGATCCAGAAAGTGGTTATGACCCACATGCAATAAATATCACTAGAAAAGATAGTGAATATGTTCCAAGTGAACCTGCGCATATTGTTTTATTTCCACAAGACGCTTATTGGTCTCATTTGAAACGCGCAGGTGTTGATACTGGTTCGCACCTAACAAACTTTAGTTCTAATAAAAACTACGGTAATGTTGGGGCAACTTTTGACGTTAAAGTTACATTAGATGGAGTTGAAGTACCTGCAAATATCATCATGTCAGATGGCGAAGAAGCTAAGGGCACTGAATCGCTTATCTATACTACTAATGGTACAGGATGGCAGTTATTTGCTAATGTACGAAACATTTATAATACACATAACTACATTCCGCTTTCTAAGGACAATCAAGAATTTATTAATGCGGTTGATAAAGGTGGTTATGGAAAAGGACAATACTATGCTACACCAGATCCTAACTTTGGCGGTCTTGGCACTCAAGTATTTGGACCTAACCAAACAAGACAAGATCAAAACAGTGTACCTATTGTATTAACTACTGATGCTACAGAAGTATCTTTCTTCGTTAATACAGCAGGTATTCAAACAGTTCAAATGGGTTTTGTTGTATTAGATAAAGGTGATGCACCTTCATCATATGGTGAAGCAGTTCATGCAATCACAGAAAACGGCACTGTCAGTCAACCTTATTTAGGTACTGTTAAAGCAGATGTTGACATTGACACACCTAATAAAGTGAAAGAACCATGGAAAACAGATGATATTAACACACCTGTTTCTTCATCAGGACCAGATGAAGGAGAACAAGAACTTACTGGTCAAAATAATAATTATTTCAATTACCTTGCATCTAATCAAACACATACGCTTGATGTCATTGCTAATACAGGCAATAACGACACATCTTTTGTACGTGGATGGGTTGATTTTAATAACAATGGTGTCTTTGATGAAGGAGAAGCTTCTGAAGTTGTTACAGTTCCTAGAACTGGGGCAAACGGCTCAACTATTAAATTAGTATTTAAAAATAGTCCGCAAATCACAAATACAGATTTGGATTATTTAGGAGTTCGTGTAAGAACATCACTTGCAAAAGATTCAATTTTAAAACCAGTGGGTGTAGCCTATTCTGGTGAAGTTGAAGACTTTGAAATTAAAGTTATACACCCTCCGAGAGGTGAAAAAGAAGAAACTACAGGCATGCAAGGCCAAACACAATCTGCAAAAGTTGATTTCACAGCTTACGGAAAAGTTGAGCGTGACTGGCCAAAAGAAAATGCTATTGATACTAATCAACCTGTAAAAATAGTAGATTCATCAGGTAATCTTGTATCTACATTAACAGTACCAGGTGAAGGAAAATATGATGTTGCACCAGACGGCACAGTCTCATTTACTCCAGAACCTTCATTTGTTGGAACTGCTAAAGGTATTGTTCTTAGAGGCACAGATTTAAACGGCAATACTTCAGGCTGGGATAGTAATACAGTTGCGAATAATTTAGAAAATATAAACAAAGGTATTAATGGAACTAATACAATGGACAGCGTATATATTCCAACTGTTACTAGAGTTACACCTTCAGCAGAACCTACTGTGACTTCTGGTGTTCAAGGGCAACCGCAAACAGGTACACCTACTTTTAACGGTGGCGATACTAGTGTGCCAATCAATGAAAGTGTTCCACCGAAATTAGTTGATCCGACTACTCATGAAAAAGTAAACTCTGTCACTGTTCCAGGTCAAGGCACTTATACCGCTAATGATAATGGTACGGTTACTTTTACTCCAGATCCTGGTTTTGTTGGTACAGCAACTCCTATTTCTGTTGTTCGTGTTGATACTAACGGTACGCCGGCTCAAACTACTTATACACCTACGGTTACTGCTGTAGCGCCTACGGCCGAACCTGCTGTGACTTCTGGTGTTCAAGGGCAACCGCAAACAGGTACACCTACTTTTAACGGCGGCGATACTAGTGTGCCAATCAATGAAAGTGTTCCACCGAAATTAGTTGATCCGACTACTCATGAAAAAGTAAACTCTGTCACTGTTCCAGGTCAAGGCACTTATACCGCTAATGATAATGGTACGGTTACTTTTACTCCAGATCCTGGTTTTGTTGGTACAGCAACTCCTATTTCTGTTGTTCGTGTTGATACTAACGGTACGCCGGCTCAAACTACTTATACACCTACGGTTACTGCTGTAGCGCCTACGGCCGAACCTGCTGTGACTTCTGGTGTTCAAGGGCAACCGCAAACAGGTACACCTACTTTTAACGGCGGCGATACTAGTGTGCCAATCAATGAAAGTGTTCCACCGAAATTAGTTGATCCGACTACTCATGAAAAAGTAAGCTCTGTCACTGTTCCGGATCAAGGTACTTATACTGCTAACCCTGATGGCACTGTGACATTCCAACCAGTACCTCAGTTTACAGGTGAAGCCACTCCGGTTTCTGTTGAACGTGTAGATACTAACGGTACACCGGTTCAAACAACTTATACACCTACGGTGACTCCGGTTACACCAACTGGTACGCCGGTTGATTCAACAGGTGTTCAAGGTCAAACTCAAACAGGTACTCCGACATTTGAAGGTGGAGACCCTGCAGTCCCTATCGACAATACTGTTGTTCCTAAATTGGTTGATCCAAAAACAGGTGAAGAAGTTTCAAATATTACAATTCCTGACGAAGGTACTTATACTATCGATGAAAACGGTCTAGTAACTTTCACTCCGGAACCTCAATTCAAAGGCGACGGTACAGGTGTTGAAGTGAAACGTGTGGATAAAAACGGTACACCAGTTACTGCTAAATACACACCTAATGTAATTCCTGTAACTCCGGAACCTCAACCTGATACTTGTGATACAACAGAACCTGAACCTCCTGTTAAACATGAAGTTCCTGTAGTCGATGTGGTGCCTGAGCCGAAACCTGATACTTCTGTTACTACAGAACCTGAACCTCCTGTTAAACATGAAGTTCCTGTAGTCAATGTGGTACCTGAGCCGAAACCTGATACTTCTGTTACTACAGAGCCTGAACCTCCTGTTAAGCATGAAGTTCCTGTTGTCAATGTGGTGCCTGAGCCGAAACCTGATACTTCTGTTACTACAGAGCCTGAACCTCCTGTTAAACATGAAGTTCCTGTTGTTGAAGTGGCTCCTGAAGTTCAAACTGTTACAAAAGACAGAGTAGAACCTAAAAAACATTCAGCTAATATCTTGCATAAAGCTGATGAGATTACAAAATCACAAGTAGTGAAAGGTGAAAAATCAAAACCTAAAACAACAGGTAAATCAAATTCTAAACATATTGAAGCAAAAGCTTTACCTGAAACAGGTTCAGATAATAACCATACAAACACAACATTATTTGGTTCAATAATTACATTGTTTGGTCTCCTTGCTTTCAGAAGAAAACAAAAAAATACAGATAATAAATAA